Part of the Nitrospirota bacterium genome is shown below.
GAACTTAAAAGACGGGTCAGAGCGTTCGCTTCAGTTTGAAGGACTTTTTTTCCGGTTTGAATAATGTCCATAAACCCTTTGTAAAATGGAGTCCGTGGGTTGGCCGAGACCCAGGAATCAACCTGCTAAATTTTTAAAGCCCCTTCAATACGTTTAACCTGTCCGAGAAGGGCGTCCAGATCATCAGGCGTAATCATATTTGGCCCATCCGAGGGAGCATGGTCTGGATCCGGATGAACCTCCAAAAATAATCCATCGCATCCCGCGGCTGCCGCGGCCCTAACAAGAGGGGCCACAAACTCCCTTTGCCCCGAGGAAGCTTTTCCCGCGCCTCCCGGCAGTTGGACAGAATGGGTCCCGTCAAAAATTACCGGATATCCAAAACGCCTCATGACAGGCAATGCCCGCATATCGCTGACCAGATTGTTGTAACCAAAGGTCGTACCCCGTTCGGTAATCATAAATTTGTCGTGGTTCATGGCTTCCATTTTTTCAATGATATTTTTAACATCCCAGGGGGATAAAAATTGTCCTTTTTTGATGTTGACGATTCGGCCGGTTTGAGCCGCCGCAGTCAACAAATCGGTTTGGCGGCAAAGAAACGCGGGAATCTGGAGGATGTCGAGAACTTTGGCGCTTTTTTCGACCTCTT
Proteins encoded:
- the kdsA gene encoding 3-deoxy-8-phosphooctulonate synthase, which codes for MTKTIQLNHLKLGGGNPLFLIAGPCVIEKESFMLETARRIKEIADRHQVPFIFKSSYDKANRSAHSSFRGPGILKGLEILQKIKDELHIPVLSDVHTAEEVEKSAKVLDILQIPAFLCRQTDLLTAAAQTGRIVNIKKGQFLSPWDVKNIIEKMEAMNHDKFMITERGTTFGYNNLVSDMRALPVMRRFGYPVIFDGTHSVQLPGGAGKASSGQREFVAPLVRAAAAAGCDGLFLEVHPDPDHAPSDGPNMITPDDLDALLGQVKRIEGALKI